Within bacterium, the genomic segment TAATTTAGTGCCAGTAAATTACGCTGTATTTCACGAACCCCAAAGGAGGCATATCATGTCTGCCAACCCTACCTGCGACGAACTTCGTCCCGCCACCGACTTGCGCCGCCGCATGATTGAAGACCTGCAACGCTCCGGTATGGTCGAAAGCCGGCAACGACACTACGTGCGCGCCGTGCGCCTGCTCGCCGAGCATTATCACAAGCCGCCTGACCAGATCACGGACGAAGAACTGCGGCAGTATTGCCTGAACCTCAACACCGACAAAAAATGGGCACGCAACATGACGATCTTCGGCATCAAGTTCTTCTACGAGAGAACACTCAAACGCAAATGGCCGCGCCACGGCGGGGCTTGGCCACCCAGCGCCCTCGAGCGCCGCATGATTGAAGACTTGCAGCTCGCCGGCATGTCCGAGCGTACGCAACAAATGTACGTGCGCGCCGTGCGCCTGCTCGCGGAGCATCACAAAAAGTCGCCCGACCAAATCACCGAAGACGAACTGCGCCGCTATTTTCTGTACATCAAGAACGTCAAGAAATGGTCGCGTACCGGTATCACCATCGCGCTCTGTGGCATCAAGTTCTTCTTCGAGAAAACGCTCAAGCGCAAATGGCCGATCTTCGATGTCGTCCGGCCGCACGCCGAGAAGAAGTTGCCGGTGATCCTCAGCCGCGAGGAAGTGCGCGAGATTCTCGGCAAAGTCCGGCTGCTACGCTATCGCATTTGCCTACAGACGATTTATTCCTGCGGCCTGCGTCTGCGCGAGGGTACCGAACTCCAAGTCGGCCATATCGACA encodes:
- a CDS encoding site-specific integrase → MSANPTCDELRPATDLRRRMIEDLQRSGMVESRQRHYVRAVRLLAEHYHKPPDQITDEELRQYCLNLNTDKKWARNMTIFGIKFFYERTLKRKWPRHGGAWPPSALERRMIEDLQLAGMSERTQQMYVRAVRLLAEHHKKSPDQITEDELRRYFLYIKNVKKWSRTGITIALCGIKFFFEKTLKRKWPIFDVVRPHAEKKLPVILSREEVREILGKVRLLRYRICLQTIYSCGLRLREGTELQVGHIDSRRMVIHLHRGKGNKDRYIPLPQVTLERLREYWKTHRNPTW